A window from Moritella yayanosii encodes these proteins:
- a CDS encoding YigZ family protein produces the protein MTANSPYFVLEQSYEYTEKIKKSRFITYLTPTKGRQAADQFVRDIKAQHPSARHHCWAFVAGRPSDGQQYGFSDDGEPSGTAGKPILNCLLGCNVGEMTAVVVRYYGGIKLGTGGLVRAYAGGVQQVLKLIEPIECLIYKELHLTCDYVQIAAIESLFSVYNGKLKHAEYGAKVVMQLDVDARHIQAFITAVRNKTNGQVNVKVVD, from the coding sequence ATGACCGCTAATAGCCCCTATTTTGTTTTAGAACAGTCTTATGAATATACCGAAAAAATAAAAAAAAGCCGTTTTATCACTTATCTTACGCCGACCAAAGGACGTCAAGCGGCTGATCAATTTGTGCGAGATATTAAAGCACAACACCCGAGTGCACGACATCACTGCTGGGCATTTGTTGCCGGTAGACCGAGTGATGGGCAGCAATATGGCTTTAGTGATGACGGTGAACCGTCTGGTACTGCAGGTAAACCGATATTAAATTGTTTACTTGGTTGTAATGTTGGTGAGATGACTGCTGTTGTCGTGCGTTATTATGGCGGTATTAAATTGGGTACAGGTGGATTAGTTCGTGCATATGCAGGTGGTGTGCAGCAAGTATTAAAGTTAATTGAACCGATTGAATGCCTCATATATAAAGAACTTCACTTAACTTGTGATTATGTTCAAATAGCTGCAATAGAGAGTTTGTTTTCAGTATATAATGGTAAATTAAAGCATGCCGAATATGGTGCGAAAGTCGTCATGCAGCTTGATGTTGATGCAAGACATATTCAAGCCTTTATTACGGCTGTAAGAAACAAAACCAATGGCCAAGTTAATGTCAAAGTGGTCGATTAA
- a CDS encoding TrkH family potassium uptake protein, producing the protein MQFRAILRIVGILVTIFSVTMIFPALIAAIYKDGGGLVFINSFAFCVTLGSIVWYKNRNYKKELKAKDGFLIVVLFWTVLGSVGALPFILSEQPDLSVAGAFFESFSGLTTTGATVIVGLDELPKALLFYRQFLQWLGGMGIIVLAVAVLPVLGIGGMQLYRAEAPGPVKDSKMTPRIAETAKALWYIYLCLTVVCAMAFWLAGMTMFDAIAHSFSTIAIGGFSTHDSSMGHFDSPVINLITVVFLIIAGINFSLHFAAFSIKGFKPGSYFHDIELRAFLFVQLTLVAICFFILLAKGVYDSPEMALDKALFQAVSISTTAGFTTTSFQDWPLFLPVLLVFSSFIGGCAGSTGGGMKVVRIVLLYLQGMREMKRLVHPRAVYKIKLGKKVVPDRVIDAVWGFFSAYALVFVICMLALIATGMDELSAFSAVVATLNNLGPGLGQVAVHFGDVNDSAKWILVVAMLFGRLEIFTLLILFTPAFWRS; encoded by the coding sequence ATGCAATTCAGGGCAATTTTAAGAATTGTTGGAATATTAGTTACCATTTTTAGTGTAACGATGATATTTCCCGCATTGATCGCGGCAATATACAAGGATGGTGGTGGTCTTGTCTTCATTAACTCCTTTGCTTTTTGTGTCACGTTAGGCAGTATCGTATGGTACAAAAACCGCAATTATAAAAAAGAATTAAAAGCCAAAGATGGTTTCTTGATTGTGGTTTTGTTCTGGACGGTACTGGGAAGTGTTGGTGCGTTACCCTTTATTCTTTCTGAACAACCAGATCTCAGTGTCGCTGGTGCATTTTTTGAATCTTTCTCTGGTCTAACGACTACAGGTGCAACTGTTATTGTTGGACTTGATGAATTGCCAAAAGCCTTGTTGTTTTATCGTCAGTTTCTACAATGGCTCGGTGGTATGGGTATCATTGTACTTGCTGTTGCCGTGTTACCGGTTTTAGGTATTGGTGGTATGCAGCTTTATCGTGCTGAAGCCCCTGGTCCAGTCAAAGATTCTAAGATGACCCCTCGTATAGCTGAGACTGCTAAAGCGCTTTGGTACATATATTTATGCCTTACAGTTGTTTGCGCAATGGCGTTTTGGCTGGCTGGGATGACGATGTTTGATGCTATTGCTCATAGCTTCTCAACGATTGCTATTGGTGGTTTCTCTACCCATGACAGTAGTATGGGGCACTTTGATAGTCCAGTGATTAATTTGATCACTGTGGTGTTCTTAATTATTGCCGGCATAAATTTCTCGCTACATTTTGCCGCATTCTCGATTAAAGGTTTTAAACCCGGTTCTTATTTTCATGATATTGAATTACGTGCGTTTTTATTCGTACAATTGACACTTGTGGCTATTTGTTTCTTTATTTTATTAGCTAAAGGTGTCTACGATTCACCTGAAATGGCATTAGATAAAGCCTTATTTCAAGCTGTGTCAATTTCGACGACAGCTGGGTTTACGACGACCAGTTTTCAAGATTGGCCATTATTCTTGCCTGTACTGCTCGTGTTCTCAAGCTTTATTGGTGGTTGTGCCGGTTCTACCGGAGGTGGTATGAAGGTTGTTCGTATCGTATTACTTTATTTACAAGGTATGCGTGAAATGAAACGCTTGGTTCATCCGCGTGCTGTATATAAAATCAAACTAGGTAAAAAAGTAGTGCCTGATCGTGTTATCGATGCGGTTTGGGGATTCTTTTCAGCCTATGCATTGGTGTTTGTCATTTGTATGCTGGCATTGATCGCGACAGGGATGGATGAGTTATCGGCATTTTCTGCAGTTGTTGCAACATTGAATAATTTAGGACCTGGACTTGGTCAAGTTGCGGTGCATTTTGGTGATGTGAATGATAGCGCTAAATGGATTTTAGTTGTTGCTATGCTATTTGGTCGTTTAGAAATTTTTACCTTATTAATTTTATTTACCCCAGCTTTCTGGCGTAGCTAA
- the hemG gene encoding menaquinone-dependent protoporphyrinogen IX dehydrogenase has product MKKMLVLYSTVDGQTLKIIKAIEEVISNQYTCEIMNIDECEHIDMAIFDKVVIGASVRYGHLNKKLYQFVAANKTQLEAKDNSFFCVNLTARKAEKNTPETNAYMQAFLEKSSWVPKQQAVFAGALLYSKYNWWQTLIIQLIMKITGGSTDKTNDIEFTDWDKVKSFAKTL; this is encoded by the coding sequence ATGAAAAAAATGTTAGTACTGTATTCTACTGTTGATGGTCAAACTCTCAAGATAATTAAAGCCATCGAAGAGGTTATTAGCAATCAGTATACTTGTGAAATCATGAACATTGATGAATGCGAGCATATCGATATGGCTATTTTTGATAAAGTGGTTATCGGTGCATCGGTTCGCTATGGCCACTTGAATAAAAAGCTCTATCAATTTGTGGCAGCCAATAAAACGCAACTGGAAGCCAAAGATAATAGTTTCTTCTGTGTTAATTTAACGGCAAGAAAAGCAGAAAAGAATACCCCTGAAACAAATGCGTATATGCAGGCATTTTTAGAAAAGTCGAGCTGGGTACCCAAGCAGCAAGCTGTATTTGCTGGTGCGCTGTTATATTCAAAATATAACTGGTGGCAGACACTCATTATTCAACTGATTATGAAAATAACCGGGGGTAGTACGGATAAAACCAATGATATTGAGTTTACTGACTGGGATAAAGTGAAGTCGTTTGCAAAAACGTTATAG